The Salminus brasiliensis chromosome 8, fSalBra1.hap2, whole genome shotgun sequence genome has a window encoding:
- the mao gene encoding amine oxidase [flavin-containing] produces MAANTYDVIVIGGGISGLSAAKLLVESGLNPVLLEARDRVGGRTFTVQNKQTKWVDLGGAYIGPTQNRILRLAKQYGVQTYKVNEEESLIHYVKGKSYPFKGPFPPMWNPLALMDYNNLWRTMDKMGMEIPKEAPWRAPHAEEWDKMTMQEFFNKVCWTSSARRFATLFVNVNVTSEPHEVSALWFLWYVKQCGGTMRIFSTTNGGQERKFVGGSSQISECMARELGDRVKLQSAVYSIDQTGDMVVVKTINEETYKAKYVILAIPPGLNLKIHFNPELPPLRNQLIHRVPMGSVIKCMVYYRENFWRKKGYCGSMVIEEEDAPIGLTLDDTKPDGSVPAIMGFILARKSRRLAGLTKEERKKRICEIYARVLGTEEALHPVHYEEKNWCEEEYSGGCYTMYFPPGILTQYGKVLREPVGRLYFAGTETATEWSGYMEGAVQAGERASREILCAMGKLHSNQIWQPEPESVDIPALPFETTFWERNLPSVGGFLKFVGVSSFLTVATVAGVVACKKGLLPRC; encoded by the exons GACTGAGTGCAGCCAAGCTGTTGGTGGAGAGTGGCTTAAATCCTGTACTGCTGGAGGCCAGAGACCGGGTTGGTGGAAGAACCTTCACAGTTCAG AATAAACAGACCAAATGGGTGGATCTGGGCGGAGCTTATATCGGACCCACTCAAAACCGAATCCTAAGGTTGGCCAAGCAGTACGGGGTTCAAACCTACAAGGTGAACGAAGAGGAGTCTCTGATCCACTATGTGAAG GGGAAATCATATCCATTCAAGGGGCCTTTCCCACCGATGTGGAACCCTCTAGCTCTGATGGACTACAACAACCTCTGGAGGACTATGGACAAGATGGGCATGGAG ATCCCCAAAGAAGCTCCATGGAGAGCCCCTCATGCTGAGGAGTGGGATAAGATGACCATGCAGGAGTTCTTCAACAAGGTTTGCTGGACCAG TTCTGCCCGCCGCTTTGCCACTCTGTTCGTCAACGTGAACGTGACCTCAGAGCCTCATGAGGTGTCGGCTCTTTGGTTCCTCTGGTACGTCAAGCAGTGTGGAGGCACCATGAGGATCTTCTCCACCACCAATGGTGGCCAG GAGCGTAAGTTTGTCGGAGGCTCGAGTCAGATCAGCGAGTGTATGGCCAGAGAGCTGGGAGACCGGGTGAAGCTGCAAAGCGCCGTCTACAGCATTGACCAGACCGGAGACATGGTAGTGGTCAAAACCATCAATGAGGAAACCTACAAG GCCAAATATGTGATCCTTGCCATACCACCAGGACTGAACCTGAAGATCCACTTTAACCCTGAACTTCCCCCACTAAGAAATCAACTGATCCACAGGGTACCCATGGGCTCTGTCATTAAGTGCATGGTCTACTACAGGGAGAACTTCTGGAGGAAGAAGG GCTATTGCGGAAGCATGGTTATTGAGGAAGAGGACGCACCTATCGGCCTGACTCTGGATGACACTAAGCCTGATGGCTCAGTGCCTGCAATTATGGG TTTCATCCTTGCACGCAAAAGCAGAAGGCTGGCTGGACTTACCAAGGAGGAGAG AAAGAAGAGGATCTGTGAGATCTATGCACGTGTCCTAGGCACAGAAGAAGCTTTGCAT CCGGTGCACTATGAAGAGAAGAACTGGTGTGAGGAGGAATACTCAGGTGGCTGCTACACAATGTACTTTCCCCCTGGCATTCTTACACAGTATGGCAA AGTTCTGAGGGAGCCTGTGGGTAGGCTGTACTTCGCAGGCACTGAGACTGCCACAGAGTGGAGCGGCTACATGGAGGGAGCTGTGCAGGCTGGAGAGAGAGCATCCAGAGAG ATTTTGTGTGCAATGGGGAAGCTCCATTCAAATCAGATCTGGCAACCAGAGCCTGAATCAGTG GACATCCCTGCTTTGCCGTTTGAGACCACATTCTGGGAAAGAAACTTGCCGTCCGTCGGAGGGTTCCTGAAATTTGTGGGCGTGTCCTCTTTCTTGACAGTCGCCACAGTAGCTGGTGTAGTGGCCTGTAAGAAGGGACTCCTCCCCCGATGCTAG